A segment of the Triticum urartu cultivar G1812 chromosome 1, Tu2.1, whole genome shotgun sequence genome:
CCCTGGAGGCTTTCCGCGACAGGATCGTCCAGGCGGTGAAGGAGAACCGCGTCACGATGATCGTGGGGGGCACCGGATGCGGTAATTAACATCTCCTCCCTCCTCTCTGCTTCGGCAGCTTGCTCAAGCTCTGGCCTCTGGGTGATGAGATGGTGGCGTGATGGTTTTGTGCCATTTGGGAAGAAGGCTGGCTCGCTTCTCGCTGCTGTCCGCTGGGTTCCTTCTACCTGTTTGTtcgttgggggttttgggggggcGTAGTGGGTGGCGTGGCGCATTGGGGATTTGGGAGCAGAGTTTCCGAGGGATTGGGAACAACTCGGAGACCTTGTTCTTCGCAGGTTTGAGACTTGAGAGGAACCTGGATGGTGGAGGATGAAGACAGCAAAGGGCTCTGGGCCAGGATGGTGCTATACTTTTTCTACGGCAACCACTGCTACAAATTTGTCTCGGATTCCCCTTTTCTTCGTATTTTGAATTCTGATTTCCTCTGGCGCTAGTACGTGAGGATTTTGGAGCAGAGTTTCGGCCGGATTGGGAACAACTCCAGAGCGATTGAACCTTGGTCTCGGGGACCTTGCTCTCTTCGCAGTTTTAGGGGAAGTGGATGACGAAGACGGCAGGGGTTTTGGGCCGGGATGGTGCTATATTTGTCTCGGTCGATGGCGACCCTTCTTCCACGAATTTGCCTCGGATTTCCATTTCCTTCCTATTTTGATTTCCCATTTCCCATGTGGAGTTGCTGAACAGAGTTTCAGTTCAGATTTGTTCATTGATTGTTGCGTCCGCTTGTTGGAGATTTCGTGGAACACTCTGTTTGAGGGGTGCAGCTACATGCGTCGCTTCAAGTTTCATGGggctgatttcatccatatggcTTCTCCCTTCACTTGATGCCAAGTTTCCGATTGCTTTGTTTACGCCAACACATTCAGTCTAAATTTTGACATATTCTGTCTTGGGCTCGGATGTAAATTTTGGCCTAATTCTTATATATTGATAATGGATATGGTCGCTTGTTTATCTCATTGCAGGAAAGAGCTCCATGATCCCCCAATTTCTTCTAGAAGAAAATATGGAGCCCATTATGTGCACACAGCCTCGGAGGTTTGCGGTGGTAGCCATTGCTCAAAGGGTGGCTCATTCTCGCAAGTCGATGCTAGGACAAGAAGTTGGATATCATATAGGCCACCCAAATATGAAGAATCTTACCTCAACAAGGTAGCTCCTCGTTGTGAATCAGTGGCCCCACTCCCTAATATTAGGCAGATATCATTAGAATGTTCCTTCTACTTCTGCGTTGATCTCGACAGACATTATTGTGCAGGATACTTTAGCTTAGGCAGCCCCATCATATATACTCCTGAAACGTGTACTACCTAGAGGAAGCATTTCAGCAATCTTTTGCATTTTGTCAAAAAATATTAAAATGTCATATAGATAAGTGGTCCGGATCTTGCAATGTCCAGGACCACATCCTTATGGGTACCAACTGCATTGCTATAATTATTCTACCATCTGATTATTGTCGACTATCTAGGATCTGAAACTTTCGCACTTCACCTGATACTGCTGTCTGCTGCAACTTGCAAGTGTGACAAGTGACATTCTCAAGACACAGGACAGGGGATCAGTCCATGTCTTAGCCTTACATTACATGGCTTCATGCTATAGCTGAAACTAGAGTGGATCTTTGTTATCTTGATACCAAAAAACCACTGTATTGACATAGAATGCTTAGGAGCCTTATAGAAATCAGTCCGACTATCTTCAAAGCTGAACTGCAGGCAGTATAGATTGGTCTGGGTTGGTGGACCCATGAAGCTGAAAATGGAAATCATGCTATAGACATGTATTCTTTCAATCCTTGTTGTTCATTAATTTTTGATATCTCCCTTATATATATGAATTGTGCATGCACTTTTCATAGAAGTCATGCAGACATGCTTTACCATTCATAGCTATATCCAGTTATCCATGTGCATTAATGAGTTTGTTCAATTCCGGCTTTAGATTATATTGGCAATTCAATGCCTATTATTCCAAAATAAATAATCCATATGCATATATAAATAAATTATATTGCTTCTTATCTTTTAGGCTTGTAGTACCTGTCAGTTTGGAGTGTCATTCTTACCAAAAAAGATATACATAATGTCAGTTTCTTCATCTCCATTACACTGAAGAGGTAGGAGATGATTTGGACAGTTAACCTGCAGTTCAGTTATGTTGGGAATGCCACCATTATGACATCTTAATCTCTACTTCGAGCTTATTTGACTCGAAATTTCCAATTTTCCATCACATAGCCTTCTAACTTATTTGAAGTATCTTAATTACCTGAATCTCATGATCCATTCTTACCGGCTTGACAATATATGGTAAATTGTTTGTGCTGCATTGCTATAGATTGACTTTTTAGACTTGTTTAATGTATGGATCAGGTCAAAAATTGTTTTCAAAACAGCTGGTGTTATGCTAGAGCAAATTCGTCAACACGGCATTGATGCATTGCAATATAAGGTTATCATTCTTGATGAAATTCATGAAAGGTCTGTGGAATCTGATCTTGTCCTTGCTATTATCAAGCAGTTTATGATGGAAAAGAGTGACTTCAAGTAAGTACTCTGGTAACAAGCATTGGTACATTCTATCAATTTTTTTAATAATATTGATGGTTTCTGTCTACTGTAGAAAATGATCTTAACTCCTTCCTGCTGATTGCTAATACATATTATGTCACTCTTCACATAGACTGGTTTTGATGTCTGCCACTGTTGATAGCACGCGGTACGTTGAGTACTTTAAAGATATTGGAAAGGTTGAATTGATTACCATCCCGAGCATCCCATGCACTAACATGTTCCAGAGAAAAGTCCATTATCTTGATCAGGTATATACAGATTCTTGCTCTAAAATGAAGTGAATTATCCTCGTTCACTGTCCCTAATATATCCCTTGTTGCATGATGTACCTTCTAATTTTCAATGTCTGATTACCAAACATGCTATAGTTTATTTTGTAATCTTTGTCTCATATATTTTAGAATTTTACAACGGATTTTAATCATTCTGATATATTGCATAGCCATTTTAACATATTGTAGCATTACACCATAACATGCCAACTTATTTCTATTATTATTATTGCTGCTATCACTAACAGAAAAAATGATAGTAGTAGTACTATAGCAGTGGTGGTAGTAGTACTATATACTAATAATAATTAGGTGTTCGTTACCTTTCCTGGTCCCTGTTTGTTGTTTGTTAATTTTTCATACAATCAATACATTAGGTTCACCCCTTCAGCCCTTCTACTTTGCTCCCCTACTATTTGCTTATTACCTGATGCAACGGAATGCAGATcgataacatgctgaagatggaTTCTGAATCATTCTCGACAAAGTATTGTGCTGGAGAAGATTTTAAAACAGATGCTATTCTTAATCCTGACGTGTATCATCTTATCCACACGTTATTGTTGCACACACACCAAAGTGAACCAGATACTGAAAGGAGTATTTTGGTTTTTCTTCCTACATACCATGCATTGGAGCAGCAGTGGGCTCGGTTGTCTGGTTGTTCAACTTTCAAAGTACATATTCTTCATCGCAGCATTGACACAGATGAAGCTTTGGAAACTATGAAGGCCTCAGAGTCTTGCCGAAAGGTACAAGTTGTTACATTCCAATTTAACTTGGTACAACTGCATCTTTTCTACCTGGAATACTTGTTCCTACTTTTAAGCTATATGTGTGGTGTTAGTAGCGTAATGCACTTGCATTTATGTAACATAGGAGTAGGGTACATATTCTATGGAGTATTTATGGAACTGAATTTGATGATTGAAACCTTGATACCATGTGGAATAGCAACTTGTGTATTCCAATGTTCTTTAGGCCAAGTACAATGCACAGGTGGTATGTAGAGTGTACCACAAACAGGAAGCCCAGACCATCTCTAAGATATAATATCACTATCATTATTTGCTAAATGCCATTGTATAGTTGCAATGGCTCATTGCTATAACGACATTTCTCTCCATTTTCCTACAATCGTTCGGCAACATATGATTCCAATTTTGTTTATTTTTCCATCATTTCCTTGTCCAATGTAAGGACCAGGGACCAGGGACCACTTTTTCTGGGGGGATAATAACATCGAAAATAAATAAATTCTGATTTTGGgaggtggtgtgctggaggaccTTTGTTTAGGACATCGTAGCATCCAGTATCTTTAACCCCCTTCTCTCGTTTGGAGTTgctaatcatcatcatcattagtaaGTTTGGAACAAAATTGGATCAATATAATTCATAGAGATTACATTTATACGGTAGCTAGTTTGAGGATCTTTTGGATCACAGGAATCACCCAAAAAATCAATCTTAGAGGTTTTTCGTAGATCACTAAACCTAGCCATATGTAGCATAGCATCGCATGGGGCAAATTCTACAGGATAGATCCGTTCATAGGGTCTAAGCACGTGGGGAAAATTCTACAGAATAGATCCATTCAGATGGGGCAAACATAAAACTAGCCATAAGTTTTGCATTTGACCCCTAAAGTTTGCATCGTAGCACCTGTTAGGCTGTTACCCTCTCTCACTTCACATTTTCTGAACACAGAACCGTATTTTGATCCTTGGCCCCAAGGGCACCGGCATGGCTGCCCCCTACTGTTATTAGTCTGTAAATCGTCTATGGTAACCACATAAGTTTATTTGAGGGGAGGGAACCACGCAAATTTCAATTTAGTGCACATAACAGGATGCATGGGAGGCGAAATTTAGCATGGATACATAAAATGTTTACATAATTGGAGCAATGTCCTCTTATCTTGTAATTTAACAATCCTTCCACGGACTCATTCAAATATTTTAATTGCAGGTTATACTGGCGACAAACATGGCCGAATCGTCTGTCACTATTCCAGGAGTTGCTTATGTTATTGATTCATGTAGATCATTGCAAGTCTATTGGGACCGAACCAGGAAAATCGACTCAACTAAGCTTGTATGGATTTCCAAGTCTCAGGTTAGTATCACAGATATACTGATGCTATTCACTTTTAACTTACTTTTGACCCTCATGTTGAAACTAGTTATAACTTTTTTAGGCTGAGCAGCGGAAAGGAAGGACAGGCCGAACCTGTGATGGACAGATTTTTCGCTTGGTAACAGAGCCATTTTACAACGCTTTTCCTGATCATGAAAGCCCTGCCATTTCAATGTTATCCTTGAGAGACCAAGCACTCATGATATGTTGTGCAGATTCCATAGCTATGAATGACGACCCCACTGGTAATTCTTTCTCTGCAATTCCACTAATCTTGCTTGATGTTTCTGTGCTCGGATTATAACAGTAAAATGAACCGCCTTTGCATCACTGTGATTCACACAGCCAAGGAATAGTGAACTATAGGAGCAGTTCTCAAATTCTTTGACATTGATGCACCCACCTCACTTGTACCTATCTTAAGAGTTCAGTATCATCTTTTTTTTTCAAGTTTTAAAAATAACTTAGTCATTGAATTAAGAATTCCTGTTTTGATTCTCATTATGTTTACTACTCGTATTTAAATATTTTACCAGTGTCCCTAAGTGCGTATTTTTTTAACACCTTGTACATCCTTTGATATATAGATGGGGAGTGCTAAATTCTGTAAAATTTGTTACGTATATTTTCGAGAAAACGTAATGCTTGCATCTCGATAAATTGGATAGTTATAAAGTGTATTTACAAGCCCGAGTGAGTGAGGTTACAATAGTGTGCAAAGAAAATTAATGGAAATTTGTTACTGAAGTTAAAAGAAACACCAAATACTTCTCTGTACAAGTTAGTAAGATCTTAAAAACCTTAGTACATGCATTTGAAAACAAAACATATTTGGGTATGTGGGATCATTCATTACTATACACTGTCACTCTTCTTCGTATATATCTATATTAAGGTAATATTCTCACTAACAGTCACTTGTTGGCAGTGCTGCTGCAAAAAATTCTCAATCCACCGGAATCCAGTGTTATTAAAGATGCACTAGATACTCTTGTTCAAATTGATGCATTTCAGCCAGCATTCCCTGGAGGGTATCATCCCAGATTTTATGGCTATTTGCTCGATAGTTTGCCGTTATCATTTCATGCTTCTGTTCTTACCCTGAAATTTGGTGAGATGGGGTATCTCCATGAAGGAATCCTGATAGGCATTATGTTGGACATTCAACCACTTCCTGCACTGCAACCTTTTGGTGATCAAGCATTGGTATGTTCTAGTTACTTCAAATGACATGCTTGTATCCCCGTGTTCTTTTAGTTATGTATCCTACTTTCTGTTTTACAGCGCAAGAAGATTAGAGATGATTATTTTGATGAACGTACCTTCCAAAAAATTGGCAAGAAGGAAGCTACACTAATCGCAAATCTCCGGGCATATCAGTTTTGGCAGCGTATGTTTAAGGTACATCTTGTCTTATCTGTAATAAAATACCATGTGCATATATGTCTTGGACATTTTTGGGAGTTGGTTATTTTTAAATTTGTAATCTTAACTTTCAAGTCCTTTTTAGTAACAATTACACGCTCATTCTGTTTTTGTACCATCTTTTTCTGGTAATACCTTTTCTAATACTCCCTcaattcctaaatatttgtctttttagagatttcaaatggactaccatatacggatgtatatagacatattttagagtgtagattcactcattttgctccgtatgtagtcacttgttgaaatctctagaaagacaaatatttaggaacggagggagtagatgacTATTTCTAGGATACTATATCATGGCCCTTAAGTGAATATTATTATTGATGAAAAAATGTATATATTTTTATTTGGATTCTGTTAACACTATTTATTTTTCACCAAAGTTACATATTCTAATTTTTTTCAGGATAAGTTTCGTCTGGAGTACCTGACAAATGTCTCCAAGAACCAAGAATCAAATGCATGTGAGATCTTGAAAGTTGAACAAGAATGGTGTAGATTACACAATCTCGTGCTTAAAGCACTTAACAACATCTCCAAAATTTGTATGTCCTTTAACTTGCGATAAAAAGTTTCTGAAGTGTATTTTGATTGCACAATTTGCATCTATTGATGTGTGTCAGGTACTCTAGCATTATCATGGTTTTCCACTAAAAGTTTGAAAATGTGTACATAAGATGGTGGAAAGTGTTGCCTGCTGTAGCCTACTGTGTTATACATCAGCTTTTTGTGTTGCAATAAAAAATTAAAATATACATAGTTGGTGTGAGGACCTACTCATAGAAGTGCAAATATCAAAATAATTTTCCAAGAATACAATATATGGACATTTCCTGGTAACTCACTCTTTTGAACAGATGATGATATTATGAGCACACTGCACCGGTTTAGGCCTCAATTTCTTCTGGAAATCAATCCTCCAAAGTACCTTCAGACCTCTGAATTCCACCATGAATGTCGTGATACTGAATTGCCGGAGCCAGATCATATGACTTCACTCCCGTTGGAAACTGACAATTCTCACTTAGATTCACAGAGGTGTGCTGCAATCCCTTATATTTCTGCAACTGATTTTGGAGCCACTGACATTGTTAATACCCTCATGAAGGTTACTGAAAAGGTGTGTTGTATTATATCAATTGTATGCATTGTCAAGTTACCTGTATATATGACATAAAGTAGTATAAATATAATGCTTCTTGATTGGTTCACAGATGAAGATAGAACTTGCAGAGACGTGTGTGGACTACCATGATGGATCTAGTGAAACATACAGAGGACCTCTTAACAATTTATCCAATGCCTCAAAACGAGCATGCAAGTTCTTCCTCACATTAAAGGTGAACTGTTGCATTCTTTCATGCTATTATCACCTGCCCTTTTTTCCCAGCGCGTCATTTGCAGGATATATACGTTATTTGGTTATTTTTCTATGTGTTGAGTAAGATCTTGATGAAGGATTGCCCTAATTTCATATCTTAAATTGTAGTAACCACAATTTATGCGACATAGTACATCATCTTATAGCCAGCCGGATGCAGACCAACTGAACTCCAAACCTACATCCTCAATATTCTACTGCAACTACTTGATACACTTTTCCCTGCCTCAGCGAAGGActtttttttttcgaaaagggggggCTCCCctgcctctgcatcagaacgatgcatacggccatcttattaaaCAAAAAAAGGCAAAAGTGCCAGTCTCCAGCTAAACCAAAAGGAAAAAGAGAAATGCAGCTCACACAGAGCTCCAGACGGCTAGATATACAAACTAGCCCAAAAAGGatgccacaaccggctggctaaCAATAGATAGCGAAGGACTTAACATATTCTTTCATTGTAATATTAAATGTAACTCATTGATGACACTAGGAATAAAATGGTTGTAACAGGTCAAATGACATTGACAGCAGTGATACTGTGCCAACATGCATTTCATTAAAGTTATATCTAACTAATACTAACTGAGAACTGAGCAGTAGCCTGACTGGAGTCTGAATCCCGTCAGGAATGAATTTCCGGTATCTCGCCTGGGTGGGCTCTCTCTTAATATATTGTCCATGGCGGTCCTCG
Coding sequences within it:
- the LOC125548737 gene encoding zinc finger CCCH domain-containing protein 4-like, with the translated sequence MAEGEEEAPRPQPRPTLALEAFRDRIVQAVKENRVTMIVGGTGCGKSSMIPQFLLEENMEPIMCTQPRRFAVVAIAQRVAHSRKSMLGQEVGYHIGHPNMKNLTSTRSKIVFKTAGVMLEQIRQHGIDALQYKVIILDEIHERSVESDLVLAIIKQFMMEKSDFKLVLMSATVDSTRYVEYFKDIGKVELITIPSIPCTNMFQRKVHYLDQIDNMLKMDSESFSTKYCAGEDFKTDAILNPDVYHLIHTLLLHTHQSEPDTERSILVFLPTYHALEQQWARLSGCSTFKVHILHRSIDTDEALETMKASESCRKVILATNMAESSVTIPGVAYVIDSCRSLQVYWDRTRKIDSTKLVWISKSQAEQRKGRTGRTCDGQIFRLVTEPFYNAFPDHESPAISMLSLRDQALMICCADSIAMNDDPTVLLQKILNPPESSVIKDALDTLVQIDAFQPAFPGGYHPRFYGYLLDSLPLSFHASVLTLKFGEMGYLHEGILIGIMLDIQPLPALQPFGDQALRKKIRDDYFDERTFQKIGKKEATLIANLRAYQFWQRMFKDKFRLEYLTNVSKNQESNACEILKVEQEWCRLHNLVLKALNNISKIYDDIMSTLHRFRPQFLLEINPPKYLQTSEFHHECRDTELPEPDHMTSLPLETDNSHLDSQRCAAIPYISATDFGATDIVNTLMKVTEKMKIELAETCVDYHDGSSETYRGPLNNLSNASKRACKFFLTLKGCRNGDSCPFAHNLGSLSSSSVTSKMNPEDPPWPQADIGWRKLVTGGENGHILVVNDRTLKFSSQLHNMVDITPDLHLAERNLVANNLRIVQNVADPSHLTIGDEHELPVPWTRLKRIILVDDYDSGETLNHQVLQKFFENIAIKILSGPLSSVQIILIMSNTKFVKIQVEKLARECFFILGESFLLNVAPLKWSPIMGIRQLDGQVAGRVAYVFNMHPPSGAGIRRGDFATQQSAKSSAES